In a single window of the Zea mays cultivar B73 chromosome 5, Zm-B73-REFERENCE-NAM-5.0, whole genome shotgun sequence genome:
- the LOC100272623 gene encoding putative vesicle-associated membrane protein family protein: MGKIEYGVVARGAVVLAEHYGAAAAGGNAGAVARQVLERLPGGGDDDCNVSYTQDLHVFHVKRTDGLTALCMADDAAGRRVPFAFLEDIHGRFVKAYGRAALTALAYAMNDEFSRVLAQQMDYYSNDASADRINRMRGEMDQVRSVMMDNIDRVLERGDRLEVLVDKTATMQGNTMRFKRQARRFRNTMWWRNVKLTAAVIFILTVIVYVLLAYMCRGFTIPSCFP, translated from the exons ATGGGCAAGATCGAGTACGGCGTGGTGGCGCGCGGCGCGGTGGTGCTGGCGGAGCActacggcgcggcggcggcgggcggcaaCGCGGGCGCCGTGGCGCGGCAGGTCCTGGAGCGCCTCCctggcggcggcgacgacgactgcAACGTGTCGTACACGCAGGACCTCCACGTGTTCCACGTCAAGCGCACCGACGGCCTCACGGCGCTCTGCATGGCCGACGACGCCGCCGGGC GGCGTGTCCCCTTCGCGTTCCTGGAGGACATCCACGGGAGGTTCGTCAAGGCGTACGGCCGCGCGGCGCTCACCGCGCTGGCGTACGCCATGAACGACGAGTTCTCCCGCGTTCTGGCCCAGCAGATGGACTACTACTCCAACGACGCCAGCGCGGACAGGATAAATCGCATGAGGGGAGAGATGGACCAG GTCCGGAGCGTGATGATGGACAACATCGACAGGGTGCTGGAGAGGGGTGACCGTCTGGAGGTGCTGGTGGACAAGACGGCAACCATGCAGGGGAACACGATGCGCTTCAAGCGCCAAGCTCGCCGCTTCAGGAACACCATGTGGTGGAGGAACGTCAAGCTCAC AGCTGCAGTGATATTCATCCTCACCGTAATTGTGTACGTCCTGCTCGCCTACATGTGTCGCGGCTTCACCATACCGTCATGCTTTCCGTAA